In Coriobacteriia bacterium, the sequence GCGGCTGCTCGGCGCACTGGCGGCGCTCCCCGAGCCACCGGCGGTGGTCGTCCTGGAGGTCCCGCTGGTCACCGAGGTGCCGGAGATCGCGGAGTCGGCGGACCACGTGCTGACGCTGGAGGCCGACCCCCGCGTACGGGTCGCGCGCCTGACGGCGCGGGGCATGGAGGAGTCGGACGCCCTGCGCCGCCTGGCACGTCAGGGTACCGAGGAGGAGCGCGTCGCTCTCGCCGACAGCGTCATCCGCAACGACGGAGGCTCCGACGAGCTGCACGGGCAGCTCGCCGCCTTCTGGGCGAGGGAGGTGGTGCCCCATGTCGCGTGAGCGGCCGCTCGCGCCGCACCGCGTCGCTCTCGTCGCGGTGGCCATCCTCCTCGGAGCGCTGGCGCTTCTCGCGCTGAACGGGCCGGAGTGGGTCCAGCGCGCGTACAGGCCCCTGCGACACGAGAGCAGGATCGCCGACGCGGCGGACTCGTACCGGCTGGACCCCTACCTCGTCGCGGCGGTGATCAACGTGGAGTCCGGTTTCGACCCCGGACGGGTCTCCAAGCGCGGTGCCGTGGGGCTCATGCAGGTGATGCCGGCCACCGCGGAGGAGCTGCGCGACCCGGGGACCTCCCCCGAGGAGGTCACGCCCGAGCGCCTGAAGGACCCCGAGACGAACATCGAGTACGGCACGGGCTATCTGAGCCGGCTCGTCGAACGGTACGGTGGCGACGTGGAGGCCGCCCTGGCCGCCTACAACGCCGGGCCGTCCAACGCCGACCGTTGGCGCAGCGAGGCGGCGAGGGCCTCGGCCGAGGAGACCCGCATCGTGGACGCGATCGGGTTCCCGGAGACTCGGCGCTACGTCCGGGAGGTCCTTCGCCAGCGCGACGACTACGAGCGGCTGTACCCCCAGGCGTTCACGACAGCCGGCAAGGGGGGCCCCGAGTGAGCGGTGGGGGCGGGCGCAGGCATCTGGAGGGGCCCGGCGACGCGCCGGCCGAGGCGCGCGCCCTGCGCGTCGTCTCCGCGTTCGAGCCCGCCGGCGACCAGCCCGGGGCGATCGAGTCCCTCGCCCGCGGCGTGCGCGAGGGGATGCGGTACCAGACGCTCCTGGGCGTGACGGGCTCAGGCAAGACCTACACGATGGCCAAGACGATCGAGGCCGTTCAGAAGCCCACGCTCGTCATGGCCCCGAACAAGACCCTCGCCGCTCAGCTCGCGGCGGAGTTGCGCGAGTTCATGCCGGACAACGCGGTGGTCTACTTCGTCAGCTACTACGACTACTACCAGCCCGAGGCCTACGTGCCCGCGACCGACACCTTCATCGAGAAGGACGCTTCGATCAACGAGGAGGTCGAGAAGCTCCGTCACGCGGCGACCGCCTCCCTGCTGTCGCGGCGCGACGTCGTCGTGGTGGCCAGCGTGTCCGCCATCTACGGGATCGGTTCACCCGAGGACTACGCGGGTACCGCCGTGTTCCTCGAGCACGGTGCCACGCTCGACCGCGACGACCTCATCCACCGCCTGATCGGCATCCAGTACGACCGCAACGACTACGAGCTCGCGCGCGGGACGTTCCGGGTCCGCGGCGACGTCGTCGACGTCTTCCCGCCGTACGCCGACCACCCCGTGCGCGTCGGGTTCTTCGGCGACGAGGTCGATTCCGTCGCAGAGGTGGACCAGCTCACGGGCGAGGTCCTCGGTGCGTACGAGTCGATCCCGGTGTGGCCGGCGACCCACTACGTCACGATGCCGGACAAGCTGACCAGCGCGCTCGCGTCGATCCGGCAAGAGCTCGGGGAACGCCTCGCGCGACTCGAAGCCGAGGGCAAGCTGCTGGAGGCGCAACGCCTCGAGATGCGCACGAACTACGACCTCGAGATGCTCGAGACGCTGGGATTCTGCTCGGGCATCGAGAACTACTCGCGCCACCTCGACGGACGGGCTGCGGGCGAGCCGCCGTTCTGCCTCATCGACTACTTCCCTCGCGACTTCCTGTGCATCATCGACGAGAGCCACGTGACGGTGCCGCAGCTGCACGGCATGTACGAGGGAGACCGCTCGCGCAAGCTCACGCTGGTCGAGCACGGCTTCCGGCTGCCCTCGGCCCTGGACAACCGGCCGCTGCGCTTCGACGAGTTCGAGGCGCGAGTGCCGCAGTCCGTCTACGTCTCCGCCACGCCCGCCGATCACGAGCTGCGCGTCTCCGACCAGGTGGTCGAGCAGATCATCAGGCCGACGGGGCTGGTCGACCCGAAGGTGGTCGTCCGCCCGACGAAGGGTCAGGTAGACGACCTGATGCACGAGGTCCGGGAGCGCGCTGCCCGCGAGGAGCGCGTCCTCGTCACCACGCTCACCAAGAAGATGGCCGAGGACCTCACCGACTACCTCTTCGAGCAGGGGGTGAGGGCGCGCTACATCCACGCCGACGTCGGTACGCTGGAGCGGGTCGAGATCCTGCGCGACCTGCGCAAGGGCGTCTTCGACTGCCTCGTCGGCATCAACCTGCTGCGCGAGGGCCTCGATCTCCCCGAGGTGTCGCTGGTGGCCATCCTTGACGCCGACAAGGAAGGGTTCCTGCGCAACGCCCGCAGCCTCATCCAGACGATCGGGCGCGCCGCGCGCAACGTGTCGGGGGAGGTCATCATGTACGCCGATGACGTGACCGACTCCATGAGGTCGGCCATAGGCGAGACCGACCGCCGCCGGGAGCTCCAGACGGCGCACAACCTCGAGCACGGCATCGAGCCGCAGACGATCCGCAAGGCCGTCGCCGACATCGTCCAGTACGTGAGGGAGGCCGACGCGGGCTACACCACCGCCGAGGAGGCCGCGCGCGAGCTCGCGCGGCTGTCGCGCGAGGAGGTCATGCGGCTGCTCTCCACGCTCGAGGACGAGATGGCCGCCGCCGCGGGCGCCTTGGACTTCGAGTCCGCCGCACGGCTACGGGACCAGGTCGTGAGGTTGCGGGCGCAGGTGGAGCGCTCGACAGAGGACCAGGTGCTCGACCGCCTGAGGAGCGGCGCCCGGAAGGGCTCCAGGTACGGCGCGCGTAAGCGGCGCTGAGGGGACGGGCGCTACGGCCGCGCGCGCGAGCGGGGACGCGAGCGGGCGCTCTCGTCCTGGGTAGGCGGGCGGTTCTGCTCGCGGCCCGTGGGGAAGGAAGCGCATCGGCAGCGTCGAAATAGGGGATGGCGAGCCGAAGCGGGGGCTGTGTGCCGGCGCGCGCGGCGGACCTGGAGAGCATCCGCCGGACCGGGCGCGGGGACTCGAGACGTGGGGGTGAGGGGCCGGATGGACCTGCTTCAGATCAACGTGACGCTCGACATCCTCTTCGTGGTGGTCTACATCGCGGTCTGGCTGTTCCTCGGGTGGCACTTCACCTGGGACATCAAGACCGGCAGGTTCCACAAGAAGTGGGTGGAGGGCAAGTGGCCGGAGCATGACCACGGACCGCCCCCCGCGATGCCCAAGATCCTGCACGCCACGCACATGTTCTCGATTATCTTCCTCGGCATAAGCGGCATGTACATCCGCTTCCCGTTCTTCTCCGGCGGGCGCGTGTTCATGCGTTACACGCACTACTTCTTCATGATCGTCGTGACGATCAACCTCGTGTGGCGGGTCTGGTACGCCTTCTGGTCGAAGAACCGGGACTGGCGAGAGTTCGCCATCACGAAGAAGGATGCGAGCACGGCCCTGGGGGTGCTGAAGTACTACGGGTACCTGAGCAACGAGAAGCCCCATGTGGCCAAGTACAACGTGATGCAGAAGATGAGCTACCTGCTGTTCCTCGGCATGATGGTGCTCCAGGCGTATACCGGCTTCGCGCTCGTGACGCAGAAGTTCATCTTCGGCTTCAGCCCGCGCGACCTGCTCGTGGGCTGGTGGCTCGGCGGCCTGTTGGGCAGCGTGGACCTCGCGGGCTGGTACGCCAGGACGCTGCACTATGTCCTGAACTGGGCGTTCATCATCATGACGACGATCCACGTGTACCTGTCGGCCACCGTCGACATCCCGGTGACGCTGAACTTCTTCGGCCTGAAGGACCTCGAGCCGCACCCCCACGGCGAGCCGTTGCCCGAGCCCGCTCCGGTCGCGACCGCGATGCGCTCGCCGTTCGAATGACGCGGTCATACATCAGGGACGGCAGCGGCCCCGCTCCGGCGGGGCCGCGCTTCTCTCGGGACGAGGCGGCAGGCCGACGGCGCGCTAGGGGATGAACTGCTCCTCGATCCGGACGACCGCACCGGCGGACACGGTGAACCAGTAGGGCATGGAGTGCAGCCGCTGCTCGGGGGCGGCCCCTCCGGGCATCGCGTCGGCGAACCGCCCCAGCGGGATCTCCTTCGCGGCGATCTCCTCGGTCTCGGAGAACCAGCTCCACACCACCGTCTTGGCGTCCTTCGCCACGGGCAGGGTGCGCAGCTTGGTGTTCCGGTTGCGGATGTAGTACTGCTCGCCGTCGAGCGGGCCCAGGCCGTCCGCCTCGTGGGCGGACGCCGCGGCCTCGCCCGTCAGGAGCTCCGCGTAGTCCACGACGAGGGAGAGGTCGTCCCCCGCCCAGACGACCTTCTTGACGTAGCCGATGTTCTTCTCGGTCTTGGCCGGCGCCCCGTCCTCGGGGGTGTCGTCCGCCGGCTTCTCGGTCGCCCGGTCGGCGGCCGCTCGCCGAAGCGCCGTCGTCGCCGAGGCGAGCTCCGCCTCGAGCTCGAGCGTCCGGCGCTCGAACTCGGCCGCCCTGCGCTCCGTTTCGGCCCAGCGGCTCTCCGCGGCCTTGGTCGCGCGCCCCTGCAGGTACCACACACCCGCTCCGGAGACCATCGCTCCGGCTATCACGAGCGCACCGGCCACCAGTACGCTCAGGCCCGCGATCGGCTTGTTCGCGTCCACGGTTCCCACCTTCGCATCGTGTGAGGAACCTGTCCTCCGACGACCGCCGGCCGCCGTCGGGCCGCGTCCTCCACGGCGCAACTGTACCCCGCGGAGGCCGGGGAAGGAAAGCGGGGTACGTACTGCTCGAAGCCGGGGACGCGGAGGTCCGGATGGACAAGGTGATCCGAACGGACGACGAGTGGCGGGCGCTCCTGCCGCCGGAGCGGTTCCGTGTGCTGAGGCGGGCCGGAACGGAGCGGCCGTTCGACAACGAGTACTGGGACCTGGACGCCGACGGCGTGTATCACTGCTTCGCCTGCGGCCTGCCCCTGTTCGACTCCCGAACCAAGTTCGAGTCGGGGACGGGCTGGCCGAGCTTCCGGGAGCCGGTCGCGCCGGAGAACGTCCTCGAGAGGGCCGACGTCACCCTGGGTGTGCGGCGGACGGAGGCCGTGTGCGCCAGGTGCGAGTCGCACCTGGGGCACGTGTTCGAGGACGGACCGCCGCCGACGGGTCTGCGGTACTGCATGAACTCGCTGGCGTTGCGCTTCGTGCCGCGCGGGCAGGCGGGTGCGGGCGAAGGCGCGGGATCGCCCGAGGAGGAGGCCGGCCCGTGAGTCTCTTCGGCAGGGGAGGACGGACCCGGGCACGTCCCCCCATCGACGCCTCGGCTCCGGAGCGTACCCGCTCCGCCACCTTCGCCCTGGGTTGATTCTGGGGCCCGGACGCCAGGTTCGGCGTCATCGAGGGGGTGGTGCGGACGCGGGTGGGCTACTGCGGCGGGACCTCGCCGGACCCCACGTACCGCGCGATCGGCGACCATGCCGAGACGCTGCAGGTGGATCACGACCCGGACCGCGTGGCGTACGAGGACCTCCTCGAGGTCTTCTGGTGCGCGCACCGGCCCACCTCCCCGCCGTGGTCGCGGCAGTACATGTCCGCGGTCTTCTACGACGGGGACGAGCAGCGGGCGCTCGCCGAGGCGAGCCGCGACCGGGTGGAGGAGGCGACCTCGCAGCGGGTGTACACGGAGATCGCCCCGCTGCGACGCTTCTACGTGGCCGAGGACTACCACCAGAAGTACCGGCTGCGCCGCGACCGGGAGCTGATGCGGGAGTTCGCCGAGATGCTCCGCGACGAGGGCGCGTTCCGCGACTCCACGGCCGCGGCCCGCGTCAACGGCTTCCTGGACGGCTTCGGCGACCTGGCCCTTCTCCGGGCCGAACTGGACGGCTACGGACTGAGCGAGAACGGGAGGGAACGGCTCCTGTCCTTGTCCGGCGGGCTCGGCGTGCTGTCGCCGGGATGTCCGCTCTGAACCGCCCTTGAGACCGCGCGCCGCTCCTGGTATACAGGTCATATGAGCAGCCATTCAGATGACCGGGACCGGACGCTCCTCGAGGAGTGCGACGTGCGCGTCGTGGACGAGCCCGCCGTGCGCCGTGTCCGTGCGCTTCTCCGCCCCCGACGCCTCGGTGACGAGGCGGAGCTCTTCGCCGCGCTGGGGGACGCCACGCGGCTCACCATACTCGCCGCCCTGGCGCAGCAGCCCCTGTGCGTGTGCGACCTCGCCTCGCTCACCGGCGTGAGCCAATCGGCCGTCTCCCACCAGCTGAGGATGTTGCGCGAGCGGCGGCTGGTGTCCTTCTCGCGCGACGGCAAGCGCGCCGTGTACCGCCTGGCCGACCGGCACGTAGCCACGCTGCTGGAACAGGCCCGGGAACACGCCGACGAAGGTCGGGAGGCGGCTCCGCGATGAGCGTGCAGCGGACGGCCCGCATCCCGCTGGAGTTGCCCTCGTCCGAGCATTGCGCGGGCTGCGTGCACGCGCTGCGGGAGGCCGTGGAGGCGCTGCCCGGGGTCCGCACCGTCGAGCTCGACGCGCGCGGTCCGGCCGTGACCGTGACGTACGACCCCGGGACCGTCTCGGAGGAGTCGCTGCGTCGCGAGACCGAGCTCCTCGGCATGAGGATCGGGTCGGAGCGCGGCCACGTCGTCTTCAAGCTCACGGGCCTGGACTGCCCGGACTGCGCGCGCACGGTCGACAAGTCCGTCTCCCGCGTCGACGGAGTGCTCTCCGCCGACCTGGTCTTCGCCAGCGGGCTGATGGTCGTCGAGTACGAGTCCGGGTCCGACCCGACGGACGAGGTCGTCTCGATGGTCCTCAGCATGGGCTACGGCATCGAGCTCGTGGAGCAGGCCGCCGGCCGCCGCACCGCCGAGTTCCGGCTGCTGGGGCTGGACTGTCCCGATTGCGCGGCGAAGCTCCAGGCGAGCCTGGGCGCCGCTCCGGGGGTGCACGACGCCGTCGCGGACTTCGGCGCCGCCCGCCTGCGGGTCGTGTACGACCCGGCACGGACGGGTCCGGAGCCCCTGGCGGAGGCGGTGCGCGCAGCCGGCTACGACGTCGAGGCGGAGGCCCCCTCCGAGGAGGAGCGTCCCGGCTGGCCGGCCTCGCACCGCCAGGAGATCACCGTTGCCGTCGGCGCCGCGCTCGTCGCCGCCGGCTGGCTGCTCTCCTGGTCGGGGGCGCCGGAGGGCGCGGTCGTCGCCGCGTACGCGGGCGCGATCGCCGTCGCCGGCGCGCGGATCGCGCGCAGGGCTCTGGCTTCCGTGCGGGCCCGCTCGCTCGACATGAACGTGCTCATGACCGTGGCCGTGGCCGGCGCGGCCGCGATCGGCGAGTGGAACGAAGGCGCCGCGGTGGTCGTGCTGTTCGCGGTCGGCAGCCTGCTCGAGTCCCGCGCGCTCGCCCGTACGCGCGCGTCGATCCGGGCGCTCATGGACCTGGCGCCGCCGAAGGCCCGCGTCCGGCGGGACGGCGGCGAGTTCGAGGTCGCCCCCGCGGAAGCGGCGGTCGGGGACGTCCTGCTCGTGCGCCCCGGGGAGCGTATCGCGCTGGACGGCCGGGTGGCCGGGGGGTTCTCGGCCGTCGACGAGTCGCCCATCACCGGCGAGTCGGTCCCGGTGGACAAGGCGATCGGCGACGAGGTGTTCGCCGGTACGCTCAACACGTCCGGGCGCTTGGAGGTGCTGGTGACCGCCGAGGCCGCGGACTCGACGATCGCGCGCGTCGTCTACATGGTCGAGGAGGCCCAGGCGCAGCGCGCGCCGTCCCAGCGGCTGGTCGACCGCTTCACCCGCTACTACACCCCGGCCGTGGTCGGCCTCGCCGTCGCGATCGCGGCCGTGCCTCCGCTGGCAGGGCCGGCGCTGGGTTTCCCCGCCCCGTTCTCCGAGTGGTTCCGCCGCGCGCTGGTCATGCTCGTGGTCTCCTGCCCGTGCGCGCTCGTGATCTCGACCCCCGTCGCCATCGTGTCCGCGATCACACGGGCCACCCGTGACGGCGTCCTGGTCAAGGGCGGCCTGTTCCTGGAGACGGCGCCGCGGGTGCGGGCGGTGGCCATCGACAAGACGGGCACGCTCACCCGCGGAGCCCCGCAGGTCTCCGACGTCGTGCCGCTTGACGGTCCGCCCCCGTCCGAGATCCTCGGGACCGCCGCCGCCCTCGAGGCGCACTCCACCCACCCGCTCGCGGCCGCCGTGGTCCGGGCGGCCGGAGGCGGCGACGGCGAGGGCGTGACCGAGTTCGCCGACGTGCCCGGCCGCGGAGTGAGGGCGGTCCTCGGCGGGAAGCGGTACGCGCTGGGCAACCGCGCGCTGGCCGAGGAGGAGGGGGCGCTGGACGGGGCCGCCGCCGAAGCGGTCGGACGCCTGGAGGACGAGGGCAGGACGGTTCTGGTGCTCGCGTCGGAGGGCCGCGCCCTCGGGCTCATCGGGCTCGCCGACGAGGTGCGCCCGGAGGCGCCCGACGTGGTCGCCAGGCTTCGTGCGGGAGGCGTGGAGCACGTGGTGATGCTCACGGGCGACAACGAGCGCACGGCCGGCGGCGTGGCACGTCACGCGGGGGTGGCCGAGTTCCGGGCGCGATTGCTGCCCGAGGACAAGGTGACCGCGGTGCGCGAGCTCAAGGAGCGGTACGGTACGGTGGCGATGGTCGGCGACGGCGTCAACGACGCGCCGGCGCTGGCCGTCTCGGACATCGGGGTGGCGATGGGCGCCAAGGGCAGCGACACCGCCCTGGAGACGGCCGACGTGGCCCTCATGCGCGAAGGGCTGGGCCCGCTGCCGGGCTTCCTGGCGCTCGGCCGCCGCACCGTCGCGAACATCGCCCAGAACGTCGCGGTGTCGATCGCAGTGAAGCTCGCGGTGCTCGTGCTGGCGGTCCTCGGCATAGCCACACTGTGGATGGCGGTCTTCGCCGACACGGGCGTGTCGCTGCTGGTGACGCTGAACGGGCTCAGGCTCCTGCGAGCCCGGCCTCGAGGTACCTAGCGGCAGGACGCGCGCCCGGGCGCGTCGAAGGTGACGGGTGGGAGGTGCATCTCCGGTGACCGACGAGTTCATGCGCTTCATGGCCGCTTGGGCGCTCGTGCACGAGACGGCCGACGAGGGATGGAAGGCCGCCGTCGCACGCGGGGAGACGCAGGAGACCGGTGAGATGGAGCAGGGGCCGGAGGCCTTCGTCGACGGGCTCTCCGCGGCGATCGCCGCGGAGAAGGAGCGCCTGAAGGCCGCGCTCGCAGCGGGCGGGGTCGAGCCGCCCGGCAGCCGGGCGGACGTCTCGGCGAGGCTCGACGAGCTGCGCTTCGAGGTCGGGGAGCTGCGGGGTCGGATCGAGTCGCTCGCCGCGCAGCTCGAGGGCATGCTCGCCTCCGAGGAGCCCGAGGAGTAGCGGGTGCGGTCCCGCGTGCGCCGCGTCGCAGCGGTGCTCGGGCGCCGGTGGGCCGGCGCGGCCGTCCGCTCCCGCTTCGGGCTGTCGCCCGCGGCGCGGCGCCGCGCCACGTTCGCCCGGGCGACGCGCGAGGCGTTCGAAGAGCTCGGACCGACGTTCGTGAAGCTCGGGCAGCTCGTGAGCGTGCGTCCCGACGTCTTCGCGCCGGAGCTCGTCTTCGAGATGGAGCGGCTTCAGGATCGCGTGGCCCCGCTGCCGGCGGCGCGCGTGCGCGAGACGATCCGCCGGGAGTTCGGCCGCGAGCCGGAGGCCCTCTTCGCTACCTTCTCCGACGAGCCGCTCGCCTCGGCCTCGATCGCGCAGGTGCATCCGGCCACTCTGCGCGAGGCGTACCGGCCGGTCTTCGGCGAGGAGCTGCCGGCCGGCGCGGAAGTGGCCGTGAAGGTCGTGCGCCCGGGGGCGGCGGAATGCATCGAGGACGACCTGCGGAACCTGCGGCGCCTGACGGCGGCGCTGGCGCGCTCGCCCGTGGGCAGGCGTGTGGACGTCGAGGGTCTGCTCGAGGAGTTCGCCGCGTCGCTGGGGCGCGAGGTCGACCTGCGCAACGAGGCCCGGGTCGCCGACCGCTTCGCGTTCGACTTCCGCGACGACCCGGTGGCCTTCTGCCCGCGCGTGGTGTGGACGCGCACCACACGGCGTGTCCTGACGATGGAGTACGTGCGCGGGTGGCGCCTCTCCGAGCTCGACGACGCCGTGCGTGCGGGCGTGGAGGGGTACCGGCTCGCGCTGCACGGCGCGGAGGTCTTCATGAGGCAGGTCCTCGTGCAGGGGCGCTTCCACGCCGACCTGCACCCCGCGAATCTGCTGCTGACCCCCGACGAGAGGATCGCGTACCTCGACTTCGGCATCGTCGGGGAGCTGGCGCCGGTCCAGCGCGCGCACGTCGCGCAGGTGCTGCTCGCCACCGTCTACGGCGACGCGGAGCGCGCGCTGCGGTACTCGGCGGAGCTCGGGCTCGTGGTGCCCGAGGAGATCGGGGCCCGGGTGCGCGAACGGGTCGCGGCGCTGATGGCGCGTACCCTCAAGCGCGAGCCCGCGGACGTGAAGGGGTTCGCCACCGGCTTCCTGTCGATCATGTCCCGCCACGGGGTCCGCATACCGCGCGGGTTCGGGCTGCTCGTCAAGGCGTTGGTGACGGTCGAAGGGTGCAGCCGCCTCTTCTACCCCGACATCGACATCCTGCGCGCGGCCAAGCCCTTCGCCACGCGCCTGGTCGCGGAGGCGCTGCTCGACCCTGCCCGGCTCGCGGAGCGCACGCCGCACGCCCTGCGCGCCGCGGTGCGCGAGCTGCTGTCCTAGGCTACGCGCCCTCGCGGGCCGTCTTCCGCTCCTCGGGGGCGAGCACGTCGTTCATGCTGCCGCTGCGGTAGCCCTCCAGGTCCAGGGCGACGTACGGGAAGCCGCCGGCCCTCACCGCCTCGAGGACCTGCGCGCGGGACTCCCAGGCGCGCTGCATCTCGTCGGCGCCCACCTCGACGCGCGCCACCTCGCCGTGCGCGCGCACGCGGGACTGCCGCAGCCCCAGCGCCCGCAGCCCGTCCTCGGCCAGCATCACCCGCTCCAGGTCCTCGGAGGTGATCTCGCAGCCGTAGGGGAAGCGCGAGGCGAGGCACGCCATGGAGGGCTTGTCCCAGTTCGGCAAGTCGAGCATGCGTGCCACGTCGCGGACGTGGGCCTTGGTCATGCCGACGTCGCGCAAGGGCGTGAGGATGTCCAGCTCGGCCGCCGCCCGTGCCCCCGGGCGGTGGTCGGCGTCGTCGTCGGCGTTGCTGCCGTCGGCCACGTGCTCCAGCCCGCGGACCTCCGCAACGGTCTTGAGCAGGCCGAAGAGCTCGCTCTTACAGTGGTAGCAGCGGTCCGGTCCGTTCGCGCGGAAGCGGGGGTCGGCCAACTCGTTGGTCTCGACCTCCATCACGCGCAGGCCCAGCGCGGCGGCGGTGGAGCGCGCGGAATCGGCCTCGCTCGGGGGGTAGGTGTCGGAGAGCGCGAGCACGGCGAGGCAGGATGAGCCCATCACGGCGTGCGCCGCGACCGCCAGCAGAGTGGAGTCGACGCCCCCCGAGTACGCCACCAGCACGCTGCGAAGCGACGAGAGGCGCTCGAGCAGCAGTTCGTAGCGGTCGCCCGGCGTCCGGGCCGCGCTCGACCCGGACGAGTCACCGGTGTTCCCGCTCGGCAAGAAGGCCCCCCTCACGCGGTCAGCGAGTCTCGGATTATATCAGTCATGTCCCCGAGTCGCGGGCTCGCTACACTGTCGGAAGGAGTCCGTCGGCGCCTCCTGGGGGGCCGGAGGGGAAGGATACCAGGGGACGCCGTTCCCGAGCTGAAGGGGAGGTGGCCGGGGTGGTCCGAGAGCGCACGGAGGCGGGCATAGAGCGGCTCGCGGCGGAGGGGCGCGCGTACGAACCGCCCGAGGAGCTGGCCGCGAGCGCGGTCGTGGGCGGGATGGAAGCCTACACCGACATGTACCGCCGCTCGGTGGAGGATCCCGAGGGGTTCTGGCGGGACGTCGCCCTGGCCGAGGTGGAGTGGACGGAGCCGTTCCGCACCGCTGCGGCGGGCGGCTTCGAGGAGCTCGACTACGCGTTCTTCGCCGGCGGGAAGCTCAACGTCTCGGCGAACTGCGTCGACCGGCACCTGCACACGTGGCGGCGCAACAAGGCCGCGATCATCTGGGAGGGCGACGACGGCTCGTCGCGCACCTACACCTACCAGCAGCTGCACAACGAGGTCTCGCGCTTCGCCAACGTGCTGCGCAAGAAGGGCGTCGGGCGCGGCGACCGCGTGGCGGTCTACCTGCCGATGATCCCGGAGCTTCCCGTGGCGATGCTCGCGTGCGCGCGGATCGGCGCGATCCACTCGGTGGTCTTCGGCGGGTTCTCCTCGGCCGCGCTCAAGGAGCGCATCCAGGACTGCCAGGCCAAGCTGCTCATCACCGCGGACGAGGGCATGCGTGGCGGCCGTCGCGTCGCGTTGAAGGTCTCCGCCGACGAGGCCATGTTCGAGTGCCCGTCTGTCGAGGCGTGCGTGGTGGTCAAGCGAGGGGCGGGCGAGGTGGACATGGAGCCCGGCCGGGAC encodes:
- a CDS encoding AarF/ABC1/UbiB kinase family protein, which gives rise to MRSRVRRVAAVLGRRWAGAAVRSRFGLSPAARRRATFARATREAFEELGPTFVKLGQLVSVRPDVFAPELVFEMERLQDRVAPLPAARVRETIRREFGREPEALFATFSDEPLASASIAQVHPATLREAYRPVFGEELPAGAEVAVKVVRPGAAECIEDDLRNLRRLTAALARSPVGRRVDVEGLLEEFAASLGREVDLRNEARVADRFAFDFRDDPVAFCPRVVWTRTTRRVLTMEYVRGWRLSELDDAVRAGVEGYRLALHGAEVFMRQVLVQGRFHADLHPANLLLTPDERIAYLDFGIVGELAPVQRAHVAQVLLATVYGDAERALRYSAELGLVVPEEIGARVRERVAALMARTLKREPADVKGFATGFLSIMSRHGVRIPRGFGLLVKALVTVEGCSRLFYPDIDILRAAKPFATRLVAEALLDPARLAERTPHALRAAVRELLS
- the larE gene encoding ATP-dependent sacrificial sulfur transferase LarE; this encodes MLLERLSSLRSVLVAYSGGVDSTLLAVAAHAVMGSSCLAVLALSDTYPPSEADSARSTAAALGLRVMEVETNELADPRFRANGPDRCYHCKSELFGLLKTVAEVRGLEHVADGSNADDDADHRPGARAAAELDILTPLRDVGMTKAHVRDVARMLDLPNWDKPSMACLASRFPYGCEITSEDLERVMLAEDGLRALGLRQSRVRAHGEVARVEVGADEMQRAWESRAQVLEAVRAGGFPYVALDLEGYRSGSMNDVLAPEERKTAREGA